In a genomic window of Pedobacter sp. KBS0701:
- a CDS encoding MBL fold metallo-hydrolase, translating to MFKRILPAIIFLSIYASNLWAQGTGSAFTIIPLGVKGGDDESNLSSYMITPKGSDQYVCLDAGTINAGIQKAIDFKSLKGNSEEIQRKQIKGYLISHGHLDHLAGLIINSPADTAKNIYGLPSVLNILRDKYFTWDAWANFANEGEKPQLKKYTYFPLIEGNTYPLAGTEMKVKAFELSHGNPYKSTAFLISHDDSYVLYLGDTGADEIEKSDKLASLWQNIVPLINAGQLKAIFIEVSFPNEQPDKQLFGHLTPKLFFSELSKLEALINEKAFRKVSFIVTHTKPPFQSAEKVKQQLISGNIKGLKLIFPEQGRRLTIN from the coding sequence ATGTTCAAAAGAATTCTTCCAGCGATTATCTTTCTATCCATTTATGCAAGTAATTTGTGGGCGCAGGGAACCGGTTCTGCGTTTACCATCATTCCGCTTGGTGTAAAAGGTGGGGATGATGAGAGCAATTTATCATCGTATATGATAACGCCAAAAGGAAGTGACCAATATGTTTGCCTTGATGCGGGAACCATAAACGCAGGCATCCAAAAAGCAATTGATTTTAAATCTTTAAAAGGCAATAGCGAAGAAATCCAGCGCAAGCAGATTAAAGGTTATCTCATCTCCCATGGTCACCTGGACCATTTAGCTGGCCTGATTATCAATTCGCCGGCAGATACGGCCAAAAACATTTATGGCTTACCCTCTGTCCTCAATATTTTAAGGGATAAATATTTTACATGGGATGCATGGGCCAATTTTGCTAACGAAGGCGAAAAACCACAGCTAAAAAAGTATACCTATTTCCCACTGATTGAAGGCAATACTTATCCGTTAGCGGGCACAGAAATGAAAGTAAAAGCTTTTGAACTGAGCCATGGTAATCCTTATAAAAGTACTGCTTTTCTAATCAGCCATGATGATAGTTATGTACTTTATCTGGGAGATACCGGCGCCGATGAAATTGAAAAATCAGATAAACTGGCCAGCTTATGGCAAAATATAGTACCGCTGATTAATGCGGGCCAGCTAAAAGCTATCTTTATAGAGGTTTCTTTCCCTAACGAACAGCCCGATAAACAATTGTTCGGGCACCTCACACCAAAACTTTTCTTTAGCGAGCTGTCGAAACTTGAAGCTTTAATTAATGAGAAAGCATTTAGGAAAGTTTCTTTTATTGTAACCCATACCAAACCCCCATTTCAGTCTGCAGAAAAAGTAAAACAACAATTGATTTCGGGAAATATAAAAGGTTTAAAATTAATCTTCCCGGAACAAGGTAGGCGCTTAACAATTAATTAA